DNA from Methylobacterium currus:
TTTTCCGACGCCGAAAGGCGGCGCCGAGGCGGTCGCGATCGAATCCGCCCGCGGTCTCGCCGAGGCCGGCACCGCCGTCACGCTGATCCACGGGGCCGACGGGCCGGCCGACCCGATGCTCGACCATCCGGGAATCCGCCGCGTCGGGCTCGGCCTCATCGACGTCTGGGAGCGGCCGGCCTGGCGCGGCGCGGTCGAGGGAGTCTGGAACCGGGAGGCGGCGCGGCGTCTCGACGCGGCGCTCGCGGCCCTGCCGGCGCGGCCCGACGTGCTGCACCTGCACCAATGGACCCGCTCGCTCTCGCCGGCGATCTTTCCGGTGCTGGCGCGCACCGGAATCCCGGTGGCGGTCACGCTGCACGATTACTTCCTGGTCTGCCCGAACGGCGTCTATTACCGCTTCGACCGGGCCGAGCCCTGCACCCTGCGGCCGTTCTCGCCCGCCTGCCTCGCCGCCCCCTGCGATCCGCAATCGCGGGTTCACAAGGCGGTGCGCGTGGCCCGGGCGGTGGTGCAACGGGCGGCCATCATGCGGCGCTTTCCCCCGCGCCGGCTCGATGTCGTCCACGTCTCCGACGGCAGCCGGGCGCGAGTCGAGCCGATGACGCGCGGTGCGCCGTTTCGTCACCACCGGATCGACAACCCGGTTCGGGTCGCGCGCGCCGCCCCGGCCGATCCGGCTTCCGGCGACGCCATCGCCTTCGTCGGCCGCTTCACCCGCGAGAAGGGGGCGGATCTGGTGGCGCAGGCGGCGCAGCGGGCCGGCCTGCCGTCCCTGTTCATCGGCGACGGGCCGCTCGCCGACGCGCTGCGCGCCGTGCCGGGGGCCGAGGTGATCGGCTGGCGTACGCCGGCGGAGGTCGAGGCGCTGCTGCGCCGCCGGGCCCGGGCCGTGGCGGCGCCGGCGCGCTGGCTGGAGACCGGCCCGCTCACGGTCTACGAGGCCCTGGCCGCCGGCATTCCGGCGATCGCCTCCGACCAGGCCGGCGCCGGCGAGAAGATCCGCCACGGCGAGACCGGCTTCGTCGTCACGCCCGACGTCGCCGTGCTCGCCGAAGTGTTCGGCCGGTTGCGGGACGATGCCCTGGTGCGCCGGCTCGGCCAGGCGGCCCATGCGCGCTACTGGGCCGCCCCGATGACCCTCGCCGCCCACGCCGCCGCGCTGCGCGACCTCTATGCGGGGATGGTCGGTGCGGCCGAGGCGCCATCTTTTCAGCGCAGTGCTGTCATGTGAGAGAGCGAGCCAGAATCATCAGGAGCCGAATGCCGATGCACCGCCCGTCGACCTCCCTGCTGCTCGCCGCGCTCCTCCTCGGAGTCGCCCATCCGGCGGCCGCGCAGGCCGAGTCGGTGCCGCCCTTCCGTGCCCTGCAGGACAACCGGCAGGAAAACCGGGTCGTGCCCGAATCGAAGGCGCAGGTGCAGCTCTCCTTCGCGCCGCTGGTCAAGCGCGCCGCGCCCTCCGTGGTCAATGTCTACGGCACCCATGTGGAGAAGCGCGCCGCCAATCGCGGTGCCATGGACGAGTTCCTGCGCCGCTTCTTCGGCGATGCGAGCCCGAACCTGCCGCAGGAGCGGGCGCAGCGCTCGCTCGGCTCGGGCGTCATCGTCGACGCCTCGGGGCTGATCGTCACCAACAACCACGTCATCGAGAACATGAACGAGGTGAAGGTGGCGCTGAACGACCGGCGCGAGTTCGAGGCGCAGATCCTGCTGCGCGACCCCCGCACCGACCTCGCCATCCTGAAGGTCAAGAGCCCGAATGGCGGCCTCACCCCGATGGAGATCGGCGATTCCGAGCACCTGCAGGTCGGCGACTTCGTGATCGCGATCGGCAACCCGTTCGGCGTCGGCCAGACGGTGACGCAGGGCATCGTCTCGGCGCTGGCCCGCACCCAGGTCGGCTCGGCCGATTACCAGTTCTTCATCCAGACCGACGCGGCGATCAATCCGGGCAATTCGGGCGGGGCGCTGGTCGACCTCAATGGCGGCCTCGTCGGCATCAACACGGCGATCTACTCGCAATCCGGCGGCAGCCACGGCATCGGCTTCGCCATCCCCGCCAGCATGGTCAAGGCGGTGGTGGAGACCGCCAAGGGCGGCGCCCGCACGGTGCGCCGGCCCTGGCTCGGCGCGCGCCTCCAGCACGTGACCCCGGACATCGCCGACAGCGTCGGCCTCGACCATCCGACCGGGGTGCTGGTGGCCTCGATGCAGCCCAAGAGCCCGGCCGAGGAGGCCGGACTGAAGCGCGGCGACGTGGTCCTGGCGGTGGACGGCCAGACCGTCGACGACCCGGAGGCCTTCGGCTACCGCTTCGCCCTCAAGGGCATCAAGGGCGAGACCAAGCTCACGGTCCTGCGCGGCGCCACCCGCACCACGGTGCCGGTGCGGCTCGGGCCGGCGCCGGAGACCCGCCCGCGCGACACCCTGAAGGTGAAGACCCGCTCGCCCTTCCTCGGCGCCACCGCGGTCAACCTGTCGCCGGCGGTGGCCGAGGACCTGCAGCTCGACCTCCCGACGCAGGCGCAAGCCGACGGCGTGATCATCGCCGAGGTCGAGGGCGGCAGCCTCGCCAACCGGGCCGGCCTGCAGAAGGGCGACCTCGTGGTGGCGGTGAACGGCGCCCCGGTGGCCACGACCAAGGATCTGGAGCGCATGACCCGCACCAGCGCCTCGATGTGGGAGGTGACGATCAGCCGGGGCGGGCAGCAGCTGACGTCGGTGTTCGGGGGGTAGGGGGCGGCCGGCGCTGCGGCGGCATCATGCCGGGCGGTCGCAGACCCTGAACTATGACACCCTCCTCGTCATCCCGGGCTCTCGCCTTCGGCAAGCCCCGGGATGACGTCGAGAGATGGAGACGGGATGGCGGGAACCCTGCCTCGCTCCGGCCGTCGGCTACGATCGCACTTCCCGCTTCGCGACGAAATTGATCTCGTCCACCAGGACATCCTTGACGACGTCGCCGCCCAACCGCTCGTTCACCTTGGCCCGCACCTCGGCCAGCCGCTTGGTGATGTCGTATTTTGCCAGCTTGCGGAAATCGAGGGCCGGGTCGCCGTAGATCTGGCGGAAGGCCTCGTCGACCACGAAGGCATTGGGCGGCACCGGAAGGGTGTGCATCAGCTTGGCATCGGCAGTGAAGACCAGAACCGCGATGACGTAGCCCTGCACCTTCCCGTCGGCGATCATCGGGATGTTGATCGGCGCGAGCTTCTGGTACTGCAAGCCTTCGAGATAGGGTTCGGTCTTCTTGGAAAAGATGCCGCCGCCGAAGGTCACCGCGCCGTAGCAGGAGGCGATGGTGACGGCGCAGATCCACAGGCCGGTGATCAGGATCTTCATGACCGGGGGCTCGTCCGCGCCGAGTAGGTGCCGTCGGATTCCGCGGCGAGCGCCACCTGCGCCAGGGTCGCGTCGATCTCCTCCAGCGCCCGCAGGTGCAGGGCGACGACCTGCTGGTTGCGGGCGAGCTTGTCGCGCAGGCGCGCGAGGTGGATCGCCACCGTGGCGTCGAGCGCGGCGAGGTCGAGGCCGCGGGTGAGGCGGGTGAGCTCGAGGAGCCCCTGGCTCTTGCGGCGGGTGAGGCCGTCGAGGTCAGCGGGCGCATGCGCCTCCAGGGCCTCGGTCTCCTCCTCGATCACGGCCTCCAGCCGCTTGATGCTCGCGAGCAGCATGGCGGTCACACCTTGGCCGCGGGGTTGGCGGCATCCGCCGGTGCGGCGGCCGGGGCGGCCGGATGGGCGGCGTTCAGCATCCTGGCGATGCCGATGCCGCCGGCCTTGGCGATCTGGGCACCGATCTGCTCGGACAGCATCGACTTCCAGATGCCGCCGGCATTGCCCTTGCCGTACACGGTCTCGGACTTCTCCGGCATCATCGCCTCGACGAATTGCTGCAGCACCAGCCCCTCGAACTTCTTGTACGGGTCGCTGCCGGCGCCGGTCATCGCGGTCTGGTTCTGCAGGGTGAGGAGCGCGCCGCGGGCATCGAGCGGCACGTGGGTCGAGAGCCCGACATCCCGCGCCGCGTCCGCGAAGGCGGTCGCACCGGCGCTGCCCGGCTGCGACAGCTTGGCGGCGGCCTCCTGGTAGCGCGACGGATCGGCGGCCCGGGCCACGTCGAGCACGATGTCGGAGGGCGGTGTGATGCTCATCGGGGCTTTATTGTCCGGATGGTGTGGTGAACGAGGTCTTAGCGGCCCTGGCTTACGGGAGGCTTGCGTCGGGACGGCCGCGTTGGCCCGAGAGCCTGGCAGCCAGCCCGTCGAGCCGTTCGAGGTCGTCGCGCTTGTCCGACTCGCGGCGGTGATCCTCGGTCCGGCGCTCGGCGAGCGCCTCGGCGCGC
Protein-coding regions in this window:
- a CDS encoding rod-binding protein; the encoded protein is MSITPPSDIVLDVARAADPSRYQEAAAKLSQPGSAGATAFADAARDVGLSTHVPLDARGALLTLQNQTAMTGAGSDPYKKFEGLVLQQFVEAMMPEKSETVYGKGNAGGIWKSMLSEQIGAQIAKAGGIGIARMLNAAHPAAPAAAPADAANPAAKV
- a CDS encoding flagellar protein FlgN, with amino-acid sequence MLLASIKRLEAVIEEETEALEAHAPADLDGLTRRKSQGLLELTRLTRGLDLAALDATVAIHLARLRDKLARNQQVVALHLRALEEIDATLAQVALAAESDGTYSARTSPRS
- a CDS encoding glycosyltransferase produces the protein MHVGILTNFPTPKGGAEAVAIESARGLAEAGTAVTLIHGADGPADPMLDHPGIRRVGLGLIDVWERPAWRGAVEGVWNREAARRLDAALAALPARPDVLHLHQWTRSLSPAIFPVLARTGIPVAVTLHDYFLVCPNGVYYRFDRAEPCTLRPFSPACLAAPCDPQSRVHKAVRVARAVVQRAAIMRRFPPRRLDVVHVSDGSRARVEPMTRGAPFRHHRIDNPVRVARAAPADPASGDAIAFVGRFTREKGADLVAQAAQRAGLPSLFIGDGPLADALRAVPGAEVIGWRTPAEVEALLRRRARAVAAPARWLETGPLTVYEALAAGIPAIASDQAGAGEKIRHGETGFVVTPDVAVLAEVFGRLRDDALVRRLGQAAHARYWAAPMTLAAHAAALRDLYAGMVGAAEAPSFQRSAVM
- a CDS encoding DegQ family serine endoprotease, whose product is MHRPSTSLLLAALLLGVAHPAAAQAESVPPFRALQDNRQENRVVPESKAQVQLSFAPLVKRAAPSVVNVYGTHVEKRAANRGAMDEFLRRFFGDASPNLPQERAQRSLGSGVIVDASGLIVTNNHVIENMNEVKVALNDRREFEAQILLRDPRTDLAILKVKSPNGGLTPMEIGDSEHLQVGDFVIAIGNPFGVGQTVTQGIVSALARTQVGSADYQFFIQTDAAINPGNSGGALVDLNGGLVGINTAIYSQSGGSHGIGFAIPASMVKAVVETAKGGARTVRRPWLGARLQHVTPDIADSVGLDHPTGVLVASMQPKSPAEEAGLKRGDVVLAVDGQTVDDPEAFGYRFALKGIKGETKLTVLRGATRTTVPVRLGPAPETRPRDTLKVKTRSPFLGATAVNLSPAVAEDLQLDLPTQAQADGVIIAEVEGGSLANRAGLQKGDLVVAVNGAPVATTKDLERMTRTSASMWEVTISRGGQQLTSVFGG